A segment of the Bufo bufo chromosome 5, aBufBuf1.1, whole genome shotgun sequence genome:
tatTGGATCATTTATGCGCAgcagttttaaaatgtaatgaACATTCGGCATAATTGTTCATTCAGTTATctcatcttttttttaaatacggATTTGAtggaaaaaacacatttatttaaaaaatgaggTTAGAAATCTTAGGGTGACCATATACTGTATTATTATTACTCGCTGAATCTCTCAAGTTCTTCTAAACGAGCTTACTAAATTgcgaacataaattttaaaatgtattattaAAGTATTGCAACAGGGTGAATGAATTTAGCACATCATCAAATAGATGTTAAGAAGAGATTAAATGAAATTGCCTCTCCTGCCTATAGTTCTAGGCCCTGCAATGTTGgctccccccacccccaaaaaaaaaaaaaaaaaaaaaaaaggcttttagaGTAATATCCTGTATAAAACAAATGTCATAGATACAACATTTTTATTGATCTCCAAATCTATACAATGAAATATGCAAGAGGCTTTCAGCTTTGTGGTTcataggatttgaatatgagctgTCATATAGAAATAAGAAACAGAGCAGTAGCTGTCCTGAATATGTATGACAAATGAAGCCCATTAATATATGTTTTGTATATTAAGGATTCTTCTCCTGCTAAGGGTTATATAGTCACATCATAGGGTGCTGTTTGTGCTCCATACAAGGGCAAGGAGGATAATTCAATATAATAGGATCAGTACAATAATAATACAGTTGTAACCATTTAATTAAATGGCTATACAGATGTACTGTATCTAGGGCATATTTTCCTTTAAGGATATATAAGGCAAAGCCTTGTCATCTTCTAGTAGGAGCAAAGACTTCTGGGAGTCTGACTCCTCACTCTTGGAGGGTCTACTTAGGCATGCCAACAGGAGACTAACATTTAACCCTAGCTCATCTTTTTAGATCGCAAATGACTGCAGCTAGCacctttggggtgtcattttggaCAGTAATTTGAACATATTCAAGGGTGCTAGCGAATTGAGGTCAGACAGGAAGAAGTAGTGATGTTCTTTCTAGTGGTGTGGAATGATTTACGCCTCCCCAAGGAATAGGAATTATCGGGAGGGGCAGCTTGTGCGCTGTCCAGTCTGGCGGGGCTGAAATTCTCAGAAGTCGGAGGTGATAGCAGTCCCCTGGACGGTGCCCTGCGGTAGTGCTGAACTAGTCAGCTCTGTGTGGAGGAGACCCCTGACAAAGGAGCGCCTAAGCGCTGTCCACCTGTTCCAGAAAGTCTCAGAGTGTGCACTCAAGCAAAGACTTGGAAAGAAGACAGCTTTAATGGATAAGCTTTACTTTTCTTTACagctatatacttttttttttgtattgttgaaCCTAATTTACATCTCAGCACcctgaaaagaaaaataatatgtatatatatatatatatatctatcaagAAATACACAAACAACACCAAACAAAATAGATAATTCCAATCGTGCAAATGTCGCTTGTTTGTATAAAGCACTTCTTGACACAGTCATGTCCAGAAAtccaaaagaaatatacattactgagaCTCAAGCCATTCGTTTCTTAAGGCTATACAAACACTAAAAGAAGCATTGCAAGGACACGGATTTGGAATCTTCTCTTGGTGATGCCTCCTATCAACTCTTGTGGGTCCGCGTATTTGTCTcagaacaacaacaaaaaaaaagtcaatggtcCCCAACAATAAATTCCGATATTGACTTTACAATCACAGGTACAAATTGCTCAGGTCGATAATTTCATTTATCCTAAAGATCACTGTCGTCTAAAACTAATTAGAGGCGCAGTTTCCCAAGGAAATGTCAATATCATAGTTTATATGTTACCTAGAAGAGAATTCTGTTCTTCTACAGAGACAATCTGGGAGGGATGTTGGAGATAAGGTCTTGTTCCACCACATTAATGGTTGGATGAACTGTCCAATCTGTCTTGCTCTCTCCTTATAATGGAAATACTAAAAAGCCAGAGAAGGTCGAATATTTCCAGCCTCCCATGAGGTTGCCCCTATCCAGTCTTAGGTGGACTTTATCAGATCTCTCCATGTGCAGAAGCACCCCATTACTGGCCGCTTCTCTGGTAACATCCTGATCCCCAGCAAACGCGGAAATTACCGGGTAGTTATTCTGCATTAGACTTACCTGGAAGGGAAAACAAAGGATAAAACAGCCTAATTTATGGAAATCTGTCATGAGACATAAGATCAACTTATTATCTATTGCACATCATCAGCCATTTGACTATAGGGTTATCAGAGGACATTTGCAATATCTATTCTTGTATCGCATACCCCCCATTACTTGGTATACAAATACTACATCTATAACTGTGCCCCCTTTTTACATCAAGGTGGGTAGGTAGCCTTAATAAAAGAGGACGATTTCGGGCACTTTGTTATTATGTCCTAGGTAGCACATTATAAAAAGGTGGGTTCTGGTAAGTACAGCATGAGGTCACTCACCTGGATAGTCTGTCTGTTGTACACTTTGACCACATGAAAACTGAAGCTATAGATGCCTTTCCTTGGCGCTACAAAAGCACTGGATGCAAGGTCAAAATGGTTCCCAATATTTACTAGCACCTAGAAGAAGGTGAAGACATAAGTTGTAAATCACCATAGTACCTTATGGTGTGAAATAACAACACAGTGACAGCAGCTAGCGCCTTTATAAATCACACTTGGTGTGAAGGCTACTCATGGAAGGTTTCATGGTGCTTTTGTAGAAGTCAATCAATCTCCTGGTCTACAATGAAGTGGAAAACCAAGGTGAAACAACAGATTGGCAGTATATTACAGTAACAGTTGCTAAAATAAGCGTATAGAGATATAAGGGGTGATAGATGGCAGGATCAGGGCTAGTAGTTCCCATCTATCAATTAACAAGCTGAAAAGCATAAACCACATCTACAAGATTTCTGCTACATCACAGGTCGGCTGTAGGGTTTGGAATAAGTTCGGCTATTTTATATTGAGACATGGATTCCATTCTGACCCTTAATCATAGAGTAAATGTTGAGAATATGAAGTTAAATTATATTATGCCCTCGATTTCTTATGTGCCCAAACACAAGAAGACATTCGAGGTGTTGGACAATTCTTACTTTGAAGGTAAACCTTAAGACAATGGATGTAGGTTTCTCATGCGTCTTCTGAAAGGTAGGTTTAGGTCTCTATTTTAGTTGGACCCGGATTACATACATCAGATTAAATAGTTCTGATACTTTGGTTCCACTGTCCAGCTGGATATGAAGATGAATTATTCTAGGATGCCCTATCCTCCTTAATAGAGAAGTGATCGTGCTGTATATAACATTGTCTGGATGCCTATGCATGGTTAATATAAAAGAAATGCATTTAGGAGAATATGGCTGCATACAAGCTTGGAGATGAAAGTAAGGACACTCTTAGGTGGGAGATGTCAAATTTGCTAAGCAAATGCTACAGAAACCGCATTTACTGACATTTACTGACAattcacataacagtgtcattcactgcAATGGTTTCCCTGCACATTATATCTCAAGAACAGATCGGCTCTCATCTATTCCGTGCCTCCTCAACCTGAAGAGCACGGGGTAAAGTGCAGATTTCAAAGGAGACATCGCTGGAAGACAAGTAAACTTTGTGAAAGTCATAGATGAGCCATCAACTTGTCAGGATGGAAATTGTGGGCTGGGTAGCCTGTCATGGCTTTCCGCACCTCTCCAGTGTCTTATCTACTGCACAGAACCTGCCATGTGCCCCAGGCACCATGAGATTGTAGAGGAACTGGGCATGAAAGATGTCTTATCAATGGGACACTCATTCATTAATGGCCAAATCACAGGACAAGCGTCGGGCGTCTGACCTACTCATAGCACAGTCTAAAGATATAAACTCTCGAGACAGGATCACagtactctatatatatatattataatatgatATACCTGATCAAAATAGATCGTCATGGTGCGGTTACTCATCTCAGAGGGCTCATGGTTGGTGTTCCTAATAGCAGAAAAAGCCACCTTGGCACTTCCAGAACGCACTGATATACCCAGAGACGAAGTAATTGCTCCATCTGAAGACGGGTTGGAATCACAGACCACCAGGCACTTTCCTTCCAGCACGATGGGTTCCGTGTCATTCTGGGCGCTGACTGTAGGTGGCGCCAGCagcatcagcaccatggacagcagcacTTTAGCAACTCTCAGGAAGCCCTGTTCCCACATCAGAGGTTTCGCCGCAGCTCTTCTCTCTCCTGCGGCATTGCCCCATAGATCCATCCTGCCACAGCAATCAGCTGGCACTCCAGAAGATGCTCTTGTCTCAGGCGTTCTTGATGTTCCTACTGCCCCTCCTTGCTTCAGTTCTCCTCTTCAGATTTCTTTTTGCGCTGAACCTTGAAATAAAAGTACATTTTCTTTTCAATACAGAAAACTTGTTTCAATGTCAGGTGTTCCCTATCCCTATCCTGCTTGCCAGGTGACATCAGCTTTTCTAGGAGACATCCCTGGTCAGTAGGAGCACACTCCAGCTTTCATGAGCTTACAGAAGGTGCAAGAGTCTCATAAAAGATAACGGACACACCAGACCCTTTCCTAGCTGATTAACTTTCCAGATCCTTGCTCCAGTGACCTGATTTAAAGACCGGTGACACTAGATGTCCTCTGCTGTCTATGACCAGGAAGGCAAATCAATAACTCCAAAGAATCACTGTCCCAAACTAACACCCATCCATCCCTTGTGAAGAAACCTATCTCTGAAGCTTCCAAAAGGCTGCCTAGGTCTAGGACATCCTTAATATGTCACATTTTGAACTTCAGGGGGTTGTCCCCAAATGTAATAATGAAGAGAACAATTACCTGGAAGGTCCatggtgtgacagcagcaatcagGCTGGCTCCTTGCTTGCCTATGAACTTGTATTGCTTAGACACAAGGAGCTGAGCTTGTGCTGGCAAACACACAGGAAAACAGGAGTCGCCTCATTCTCGCCCGCCCATCGCTAATAGTCTCTGTctccctcctctctctctatctccTTCTCCCTCCCTAGACTTACTTTACATAGCTGTCATTTCTTCTCCCACTCTTTTCCCCCCTCATTGCAGGAGTTcatgctttttaatttttttttctctttttctgccTTGCACATCTTATCTTATCCTCCTCACATTCACATGGTCACTTATTATCATCCAATTTCCAGTAGGGAGCTAGTCACTGTGGTGTGAGCAGCACCAGTCCTATTGTTTAGCCCACCACTAGCATTAGAAGGTTACTGATCAAATAAAGGGTCATCATGGCAATTATAGACAGGGAATATCAGTGCTTTGGGGACATGTCCAGCTTTTTTCCCCACTCTGGCAAGGTTTAGGAAATGCTGTTGTTCACAAGCACAATGCTTCATTGTTCGTTTTGGCAAATGACTTATTTATAAAGACTATTGAACCTTCTGTTACTTCCCAATTAAATGGAAAAGCTGCGTAAGGCTGACTCATTGGCGGTTTAGTGGCGACACCTAGTGGTAGAAAGGGGTAAGCCCCGTTTAATGTTCCTCTTGGTATTTGTGTGGGGCAGCTCTAATCCTTAATTAAGTCTTATCCCCATTGCGAAGCGAGCCCCTGCCATTCTGAtgtatgctgcagtcagtccTGCCAGCAGTTAGAAGAGTCTGTAGGTCTCACCTACCACAGCAGGAAGTA
Coding sequences within it:
- the CBLN2 gene encoding cerebellin-2 encodes the protein MDLWGNAAGERRAAAKPLMWEQGFLRVAKVLLSMVLMLLAPPTVSAQNDTEPIVLEGKCLVVCDSNPSSDGAITSSLGISVRSGSAKVAFSAIRNTNHEPSEMSNRTMTIYFDQVLVNIGNHFDLASSAFVAPRKGIYSFSFHVVKVYNRQTIQVSLMQNNYPVISAFAGDQDVTREAASNGVLLHMERSDKVHLRLDRGNLMGGWKYSTFSGFLVFPL